The following coding sequences are from one Shewanella putrefaciens window:
- a CDS encoding YezD family protein: MATKEDLQTVIPLLVNSLEKLLGRIEFGTVELTFHHGKLVQLEKKEKIRLDQVTPSK, translated from the coding sequence ATGGCAACCAAAGAAGATCTACAGACCGTGATCCCCTTGCTCGTCAATAGTTTAGAAAAACTACTGGGTAGAATTGAGTTTGGGACAGTGGAATTAACCTTTCACCATGGGAAATTAGTGCAATTAGAAAAGAAAGAAAAAATTCGTTTAGACCAAGTTACGCCGTCGAAATAA
- the zapE gene encoding cell division protein ZapE, which produces MPQLSPWQHYQKDLTRDGFSHDPAQEVAVKALQRVYEDLTTAEIPHSIVGKLFTALGLKSAPEGIKGLYLWGGVGRGKTYLMDTFFDALPGDKKLRAHFHRFMHQLHLELDKLKGVRDPLIVIAKQMAAKYRVICFDEFFVSDITDAMLLGTLFQALFKEGVVLVATSNIIPDDLYKNGLQRARFLPAIALINQHCEVLNVDSGIDYRLRTLEQAEIYHYPLDAQADKNLLHYFSQLAPEAVVSTEAIEIEGRVIPIRQQAQSVLLIDFRALCDGPRSQRDYMELARIYHTVLVSGIEQMGAFLTGDDIARRFLAMVDEFYERNVKLIVSAQVPLEDIYADGLLNFEFRRCRSRLIEMQSHDYLKSEHLP; this is translated from the coding sequence GTGCCCCAGTTAAGCCCTTGGCAGCATTATCAAAAAGATCTTACCCGTGACGGTTTTTCCCATGATCCAGCCCAAGAAGTGGCGGTTAAAGCATTACAACGTGTATATGAGGACTTAACCACAGCCGAAATACCTCATTCTATCGTCGGTAAATTGTTTACGGCTTTAGGGTTAAAATCCGCTCCTGAAGGTATAAAAGGACTCTATCTTTGGGGCGGTGTTGGTCGTGGTAAAACCTATTTGATGGACACGTTTTTTGATGCATTGCCTGGTGATAAAAAACTGCGCGCTCACTTCCATCGTTTTATGCACCAGTTGCATTTAGAGTTGGACAAGCTAAAGGGCGTTCGCGATCCATTGATTGTGATTGCCAAACAGATGGCCGCTAAATATCGAGTGATTTGTTTTGACGAGTTTTTTGTTTCCGATATTACTGACGCTATGTTACTCGGTACGTTATTCCAAGCTTTATTTAAAGAAGGAGTGGTATTAGTTGCGACCTCAAATATTATTCCCGACGATCTCTACAAAAATGGTTTACAGCGTGCGCGTTTCTTGCCGGCAATAGCTTTGATCAATCAACATTGCGAAGTGCTTAATGTGGATTCTGGGATTGACTATCGTTTACGCACCTTAGAGCAAGCGGAAATTTATCATTACCCGCTAGATGCACAGGCAGATAAAAATTTACTGCATTACTTTTCTCAATTAGCGCCTGAGGCAGTGGTATCCACTGAAGCCATTGAAATTGAAGGGCGTGTGATACCGATTCGTCAACAAGCACAGAGTGTGTTATTAATTGATTTCAGGGCTCTTTGTGATGGACCCCGTAGTCAACGTGATTATATGGAATTGGCTCGGATTTATCATACCGTGCTGGTCAGCGGCATAGAACAAATGGGGGCATTTTTAACAGGTGACGATATCGCAAGGCGTTTTTTAGCGATGGTGGATGAGTTTTACGAGCGTAATGTAAAGCTTATTGTGTCAGCCCAAGTCCCGCTTGAAGATATCTATGCCGATGGTTTGCTTAACTTTGAATTTAGGCGTTGTCGCTCGCGTCTTATTGAGATGCAATCCCACGATTATTTGAAATCGGAACATCTTCCCTAG
- a CDS encoding DUF2065 domain-containing protein, whose amino-acid sequence MTFQLFMLAIALVLILEGVGPLLFPNKWRRYLSELSNQNQQVLRRMGGALVTAGVVILIIFS is encoded by the coding sequence ATGACATTTCAATTATTTATGCTTGCGATAGCATTGGTGTTGATTTTGGAAGGCGTAGGCCCACTATTATTTCCCAATAAATGGCGTCGTTATTTAAGTGAGCTTTCCAATCAAAATCAGCAAGTTTTACGCAGAATGGGCGGTGCTTTGGTTACTGCCGGCGTGGTAATCTTGATTATTTTTTCATAA
- the degS gene encoding outer membrane-stress sensor serine endopeptidase DegS: MTIKDTLLYLGKAILFGLIMAAMFLLVTRYFDSNNLGNTLLQTRANNTVELSFAKAVRRAAPAVVNIYSLSIDQRRPLNSGSLQGLGSGVIMSKEGYILTNYHVIKKADEIVVALQDGRKFTSEVVGFDPETDLSVLKIEGDNLPIVPVNLDSPPQVGDVVLAIGNPYNLGQTITQGIISATGRNGLSSGYLDFLQTDAAINAGNSGGALIDTNGSLIGINTAAFQIGEEGGGHGINFAIPIKLAHSIMGKLIKNGRVIRGALGISGEPINPVVAQILNLPDLRGVLVTGIDPNGPAARAQLMPRDVIIKYEGEDVPGVEMLMDRIAETTPGKKVMMTVIRQGKPQELPVIIDEKVVVDN; the protein is encoded by the coding sequence ATGACTATAAAAGACACCCTGTTGTATCTCGGTAAAGCCATCCTTTTCGGTCTTATCATGGCGGCAATGTTTTTATTGGTGACTCGTTATTTCGATAGTAACAATCTCGGGAATACTCTACTGCAAACCCGCGCCAATAATACCGTTGAACTTTCCTTTGCCAAAGCCGTTCGCCGGGCAGCCCCTGCCGTTGTCAATATCTATAGTCTCAGTATCGATCAACGTCGCCCTCTCAATTCTGGCTCACTCCAAGGTCTTGGTTCTGGGGTAATAATGAGTAAGGAAGGTTATATCCTTACCAATTATCATGTGATTAAAAAAGCCGACGAAATTGTGGTCGCACTACAGGATGGACGTAAATTTACCTCTGAAGTCGTGGGCTTTGATCCTGAAACCGATTTATCGGTTCTTAAAATTGAGGGGGATAATTTACCGATTGTCCCGGTTAATCTTGATAGTCCACCTCAAGTAGGTGATGTCGTACTTGCCATTGGTAATCCCTATAATTTAGGTCAAACCATTACCCAAGGTATCATCAGTGCCACTGGGCGCAACGGGTTAAGTTCAGGTTACTTAGACTTCTTGCAAACCGATGCTGCGATTAATGCGGGTAACTCCGGTGGCGCATTAATTGATACTAATGGCAGTCTTATTGGTATAAACACTGCAGCCTTCCAAATTGGTGAAGAAGGGGGGGGGCACGGCATTAACTTCGCTATTCCGATTAAATTGGCCCACAGCATTATGGGCAAGTTAATTAAAAATGGCCGCGTTATCCGTGGAGCATTAGGCATTTCTGGCGAACCAATTAACCCTGTTGTGGCACAAATTCTTAATCTTCCCGATCTACGTGGCGTATTAGTGACAGGTATCGATCCTAATGGTCCAGCAGCACGAGCACAGCTAATGCCAAGGGATGTGATCATTAAATACGAGGGTGAAGATGTCCCCGGCGTCGAGATGCTGATGGATCGCATAGCAGAAACGACCCCCGGCAAAAAAGTGATGATGACAGTGATACGCCAAGGAAAACCTCAAGAGTTACCCGTCATTATTGATGAAAAGGTTGTGGTTGATAATTAA
- a CDS encoding adenylosuccinate synthase, with protein sequence MGKNVVVLGTQWGDEGKGKIVDLLTEQAKYVVRYQGGHNAGHTLVIDGEKTVLHLIPSGILRDNVKCIIGNGVVLAPDALMKEINMLKDRGVPVEERLLISEACPLILPFHCALDIAREKARGNKAIGTTGRGIGPAYEDKISRRGLRVGDLFNAELFAEKLKEVMKYHNFMLTEYYQVEAVDYEQTLADALAMADYLKSMCVDVTELLDTARKAGEPILFEGAQGTLLDIDHGTYPFVTSSNTTAGGVATGSGFGPRHLDYVLGIMKAYTTRVGAGPFPTELLCEVGDHLGTKGHEFGATTGRKRRPGWLDAVAMRRAVQINSVSGFCLTKLDVLDGLKEVKICVGYQHPDGTIAKVTPLAAEGYEQVTPVYETMPGWSESTFGATSIDQLPQAAINYIKRLEALLETPIDIISTGPDRNETMILVNPFN encoded by the coding sequence ATGGGCAAAAACGTAGTTGTTCTCGGCACTCAATGGGGTGACGAAGGAAAAGGTAAAATTGTCGACCTTCTAACAGAACAGGCAAAATATGTAGTTCGCTATCAAGGCGGCCACAATGCTGGTCATACCTTGGTTATCGACGGTGAAAAAACCGTTCTTCATCTGATCCCATCGGGTATTCTGCGTGATAATGTGAAATGCATTATTGGCAACGGTGTGGTGCTTGCACCAGACGCCCTGATGAAAGAGATCAATATGCTCAAAGATCGTGGAGTTCCTGTTGAGGAGCGCCTGCTGATTTCTGAAGCGTGTCCGTTGATCCTACCTTTCCATTGTGCCCTTGATATTGCCCGTGAAAAAGCGCGCGGTAATAAAGCTATTGGTACAACTGGCCGTGGTATTGGACCTGCGTATGAAGACAAGATCTCTCGTCGCGGTCTGCGAGTAGGCGACCTGTTCAATGCTGAACTGTTTGCTGAAAAGCTGAAAGAAGTTATGAAATACCATAACTTTATGCTGACAGAGTACTATCAAGTCGAAGCGGTTGATTACGAGCAAACGCTAGCAGATGCTTTGGCTATGGCCGATTATCTGAAGAGCATGTGTGTTGATGTGACTGAACTATTGGATACTGCGCGTAAAGCCGGTGAGCCAATTCTGTTCGAAGGCGCTCAAGGTACATTACTCGACATCGACCACGGAACATACCCATTTGTAACCTCTTCAAATACCACTGCTGGTGGTGTTGCGACAGGCAGCGGTTTTGGTCCGCGTCACTTAGACTATGTCTTAGGTATCATGAAGGCTTACACCACTCGCGTAGGTGCAGGTCCATTCCCAACTGAACTATTATGTGAAGTCGGTGATCATTTAGGCACTAAAGGTCATGAGTTTGGTGCGACCACGGGTCGTAAGCGTCGTCCAGGTTGGTTGGATGCAGTGGCCATGCGCCGCGCAGTTCAAATCAACAGCGTCAGTGGTTTCTGCCTGACTAAGTTGGACGTACTTGATGGTCTCAAAGAAGTGAAGATCTGTGTGGGTTATCAACACCCCGATGGTACTATCGCGAAAGTGACACCACTTGCCGCAGAAGGTTATGAGCAGGTTACACCTGTTTATGAAACAATGCCGGGTTGGAGCGAGTCGACTTTTGGTGCGACGTCGATTGATCAACTGCCACAGGCGGCGATCAATTATATCAAGCGTCTTGAAGCGTTATTAGAAACACCAATCGACATTATCTCAACAGGTCCTGATCGTAACGAGACGATGATTTTGGTTAATCCGTTCAATTAA
- the rpsI gene encoding 30S ribosomal protein S9, translating to MAATQYYGTGRRKTSTARVFAKAGSGNIVVNQRPLDQYFGRETARMVVRQPLELVEMTDKLDIYVTVKGGGITGQAGAIRHGITRALMQLDEALRPSLRSAGFVTRDARKVERKKVGLRKARRKPQFSKR from the coding sequence ATGGCTGCAACTCAGTACTACGGCACTGGCCGTCGCAAAACCTCTACAGCTCGCGTATTCGCTAAAGCTGGTAGTGGCAACATCGTTGTAAATCAACGTCCTTTGGATCAGTATTTTGGTCGTGAAACTGCTCGTATGGTTGTTCGTCAACCTTTAGAGTTAGTTGAAATGACTGACAAGCTGGACATCTATGTAACTGTTAAAGGCGGTGGTATCACTGGCCAAGCAGGCGCAATCCGTCACGGTATTACCCGTGCTCTGATGCAATTAGATGAAGCGCTGCGTCCATCGTTACGTTCTGCTGGTTTCGTTACCCGTGACGCTCGTAAAGTTGAGCGTAAGAAAGTGGGTCTACGTAAAGCACGTCGTAAGCCACAATTCTCTAAGCGTTAA
- the motX gene encoding flagellar protein MotX, whose product MQVFTLLSLRVVMLRTVLVALLPLVSSMCFAQTLAVDIYSQDQLLELIRSNQYLAKVKRDDCQLVQDIEARAEVLKQPLYQFLWGEMLNHGTCVKANPTKGMRLLRDSVEQGSPEAMVKLAEYYQSGKFVIRNKDRAVNYLLPAAASGDLPARMMLVRLYGEGYGSPRDYEMAYHWLYNDVFVDEVTKKKALSLLQVLAAKMPPSAVARAQQEQLRTR is encoded by the coding sequence ATGCAAGTATTCACCCTATTGTCATTGAGAGTCGTTATGCTTCGTACTGTATTAGTTGCGCTACTGCCTTTAGTCTCTTCAATGTGCTTTGCGCAAACACTGGCAGTCGATATTTACAGCCAAGATCAATTGCTTGAATTGATCCGTAGCAATCAGTATTTAGCGAAAGTAAAGCGTGATGATTGCCAATTGGTCCAAGATATTGAGGCCAGGGCTGAAGTTCTGAAGCAACCTTTATATCAATTTCTTTGGGGAGAAATGCTGAACCATGGGACTTGTGTAAAAGCAAATCCTACTAAGGGAATGCGCTTGCTACGTGATTCGGTTGAACAAGGTAGCCCTGAAGCAATGGTGAAACTTGCCGAGTATTATCAAAGTGGTAAATTTGTCATTCGCAATAAAGATCGAGCAGTTAACTATTTGTTACCTGCAGCCGCAAGCGGCGATTTACCCGCTCGTATGATGTTAGTGCGTTTATACGGTGAAGGTTACGGTAGTCCAAGGGATTACGAAATGGCCTATCACTGGTTATATAACGATGTATTTGTAGATGAGGTTACGAAGAAAAAAGCCTTATCTTTACTGCAGGTGTTAGCAGCTAAAATGCCCCCCAGTGCAGTGGCGCGGGCCCAGCAAGAGCAGTTGCGAACCCGTTAA
- the degQ gene encoding Do family serine endopeptidase DegQ: MKTKLSVLSAAMLAATLTMMPAISQAAIPQTVDGQSMPSLAPMLERATPAVVSVAVTGTHVSKQRVPDVFRYFFGPNVPQEQIQERPFRGLGSGVIIDADKGYIVTNNHVINGADDIQVGLHDGREVKAKLIGADAESDIALLQIEAKNLVAIKSSDSDDLRVGDFAVAIGNPFGLGQTVTSGIVSALGRSGLGIEMLENFIQTDAAINSGNSGGALVNLNGELIGINTAIVAPGGGNVGIGFAIPANMVKNLVAQIVEHGEVRRGVLGISGRDLDSQLAQGFGLDTQHGGFVNEVTAGSAAEKAGIKAGDIIVSVDGRGIKSFQELRAKVATMGAGAKVELGIIRDGDKKTVKVTLGEASQTSDSAAGAVHPMLQGAALENAAKGGVTITDVAQGSPAAMSGLQKGDIIVGINRTAIKDLKALKAHLKDQEGAVALKILRDKSMLYLVLR; this comes from the coding sequence ATGAAAACAAAACTATCTGTACTTTCAGCTGCAATGTTAGCCGCAACCCTGACTATGATGCCTGCTATCTCACAGGCCGCAATTCCACAAACTGTTGATGGACAGTCGATGCCAAGTCTTGCGCCCATGCTTGAGCGCGCAACGCCAGCCGTCGTCTCTGTGGCTGTCACTGGTACCCACGTTTCTAAACAAAGAGTACCTGATGTATTTCGTTACTTCTTTGGCCCTAATGTGCCACAGGAACAAATTCAAGAACGTCCTTTTAGAGGATTAGGTTCCGGCGTCATTATTGATGCTGATAAAGGTTATATTGTTACCAATAACCATGTGATTAATGGCGCAGATGATATCCAAGTTGGTTTACACGATGGTCGAGAGGTCAAAGCGAAACTCATTGGTGCCGATGCCGAATCGGATATAGCCTTATTGCAAATTGAGGCTAAAAATCTTGTCGCTATCAAGTCATCAGACTCCGATGATTTACGCGTAGGTGACTTTGCCGTTGCCATTGGTAACCCTTTCGGTTTAGGTCAGACTGTGACATCAGGTATCGTCAGCGCCTTAGGTCGTAGTGGCCTAGGAATTGAAATGCTTGAAAATTTCATTCAAACCGATGCGGCAATTAATAGCGGTAACTCAGGTGGTGCCCTTGTTAACCTTAATGGCGAATTGATTGGTATCAATACTGCTATTGTGGCTCCGGGAGGCGGTAACGTCGGTATTGGTTTTGCAATTCCTGCCAATATGGTGAAAAACTTAGTCGCACAGATTGTCGAACATGGTGAAGTACGTCGTGGTGTGCTTGGTATTTCAGGCCGCGATCTCGATAGTCAACTTGCTCAAGGTTTTGGTTTAGATACTCAGCACGGTGGCTTTGTCAATGAAGTGACCGCGGGTAGCGCTGCAGAAAAGGCTGGTATTAAAGCGGGCGATATTATTGTCAGTGTTGATGGCCGGGGCATTAAGTCTTTCCAAGAGCTACGTGCTAAGGTGGCGACTATGGGAGCGGGTGCAAAAGTCGAGTTAGGGATCATCCGCGATGGTGATAAAAAAACCGTTAAAGTCACCTTAGGTGAAGCAAGCCAAACGAGTGATTCGGCCGCAGGCGCGGTGCACCCTATGTTACAAGGTGCCGCCTTAGAAAATGCTGCCAAGGGCGGAGTGACGATTACTGATGTTGCTCAAGGTTCCCCCGCCGCGATGAGTGGCTTACAGAAAGGCGATATCATAGTGGGAATTAACCGCACTGCAATTAAAGATCTTAAGGCACTCAAAGCCCATCTTAAGGATCAGGAAGGTGCCGTAGCGCTAAAAATATTGCGCGATAAGAGCATGTTATATTTAGTACTGCGTTAA
- a CDS encoding alpha/beta hydrolase produces MATLLIVPGFGGSGPLHWQSWIAQKYESAIWVNDLPLLEPKIHIWANAICRAIDQIEDEILILAHSFGCLASSLAIARHPQRVAAAILVAPASPARFSENGHILPEHDGTQTIKHLLPKHPLGVTGLVIASENDPWMPFNQAAKLAKKFGFPTINLGLSGHINVDSGHGKWPLIDVLIGNLIYQIESATQSQSKDLANSNTKNTLIT; encoded by the coding sequence ATGGCAACCTTATTAATTGTGCCAGGGTTTGGTGGTAGCGGCCCTTTACATTGGCAAAGTTGGATTGCACAAAAATATGAATCAGCTATATGGGTCAATGACTTACCACTATTGGAGCCTAAAATTCATATCTGGGCCAATGCCATTTGCCGCGCAATCGATCAAATCGAAGATGAAATCCTCATCCTCGCCCACAGCTTTGGTTGCTTAGCCTCAAGCTTGGCAATTGCTCGTCACCCACAGCGGGTAGCAGCAGCTATTTTAGTCGCGCCAGCATCACCAGCACGATTTTCTGAGAATGGACACATTCTGCCTGAACACGATGGCACTCAAACGATCAAACACTTGTTGCCAAAACATCCCTTAGGTGTCACAGGGCTTGTCATTGCCAGTGAAAACGATCCTTGGATGCCCTTTAATCAAGCTGCAAAACTGGCAAAAAAATTTGGATTCCCAACAATCAACTTAGGGTTAAGTGGCCACATTAATGTCGATTCCGGACATGGAAAGTGGCCCCTCATTGATGTGCTTATTGGTAATCTTATCTATCAAATAGAAAGTGCAACTCAGAGCCAGTCTAAAGATCTCGCAAACTCAAACACCAAAAACACGCTTATTACATAA
- the cysT gene encoding sulfate ABC transporter permease subunit CysT: MSKVVIKSVLPGFGITLGFSVLYLSLLFLIPVAGLVLFTLQMSWADFWVAISHPQVVASYKLSFTASFIGASINAIFGTLVAWVLVRYQFLGKKVVDALVDLPFALPTAVAGIALVTLYSTTGWVGQYLHLWGIKVAYSQIGVVIALTYIGLPFVVRTVQPVLADFSKELEEASASLGANRLTTIRRVILPAVLPALLTGYALAFARAVGEYGSVIFISGNLPYRTEITPLLIVSKAEQYDYNGAAAIGVVMLAAAFLLLLLINSLQWWASKRG, translated from the coding sequence ATGAGCAAGGTTGTCATAAAATCTGTGCTACCTGGATTTGGTATTACCTTAGGCTTCTCAGTTTTATATTTAAGTTTGCTGTTTCTTATTCCTGTAGCCGGATTAGTTCTGTTTACGCTGCAAATGAGTTGGGCTGACTTTTGGGTCGCAATTAGTCATCCTCAGGTTGTAGCCTCATACAAGCTGTCATTTACGGCGTCTTTTATTGGCGCCAGCATTAATGCCATTTTTGGGACTCTTGTCGCTTGGGTGTTAGTACGTTATCAATTTTTGGGTAAAAAAGTCGTCGATGCTTTAGTCGATCTGCCTTTTGCCTTACCGACGGCTGTCGCAGGTATCGCGCTCGTAACGCTTTATTCGACTACCGGGTGGGTAGGTCAATATTTACATTTATGGGGCATTAAAGTGGCCTACAGTCAAATTGGTGTTGTGATTGCCTTAACTTACATTGGATTGCCCTTTGTCGTACGAACAGTACAACCGGTTTTAGCAGACTTTTCAAAGGAACTTGAAGAAGCCTCAGCATCCCTCGGTGCTAATCGATTAACCACCATAAGAAGAGTGATCCTACCTGCGGTATTACCTGCATTATTAACGGGTTACGCCTTAGCCTTTGCACGTGCAGTAGGCGAATATGGTTCCGTCATTTTTATCTCGGGCAATTTGCCCTATCGCACCGAAATCACTCCGCTACTGATAGTGTCCAAAGCTGAGCAATATGACTATAACGGCGCTGCGGCTATCGGCGTGGTCATGCTCGCAGCAGCTTTCCTCTTATTGTTATTAATTAATAGCCTACAGTGGTGGGCGAGTAAAAGAGGTTAA
- the rplM gene encoding 50S ribosomal protein L13 — MKTFTATPETVTRDWFVVDADGKTLGRIATEIATRLRGKHKPEYTPHVDTGDYIIVINAEKVTVTGNKAKGKTYYSHSGSPGGIKQISFEKLQAHKPEMIIEKAVKGMLPKGPLGRAMFRKLKVYAGAEHNHAAQQPQVLDI, encoded by the coding sequence ATGAAGACTTTTACTGCTACACCAGAAACTGTAACTCGTGACTGGTTCGTCGTTGATGCAGACGGCAAAACTTTAGGTCGTATCGCTACTGAAATTGCTACCCGTTTACGCGGCAAGCATAAGCCAGAATACACTCCTCACGTTGATACTGGTGATTACATCATCGTTATCAATGCTGAAAAAGTCACTGTTACTGGTAACAAAGCGAAAGGCAAAACGTACTACTCGCATTCAGGCTCCCCTGGTGGCATTAAGCAAATCAGCTTTGAAAAGCTGCAAGCGCATAAGCCAGAAATGATCATCGAGAAGGCAGTTAAGGGTATGTTACCAAAAGGTCCTCTGGGCCGTGCCATGTTCCGTAAACTGAAAGTTTACGCTGGCGCAGAACATAACCACGCTGCACAACAACCTCAAGTTCTTGATATCTAA
- a CDS encoding sulfate ABC transporter substrate-binding protein yields MNILSHLQKATLTLVLASASFLALAEDTLLNVSYDPTREFYREYNQIFSQYWQKQGHKAPTIRQSHGGSGSQARSVIDGLEADVVTLALAYDVDALRQKADLIPENWQSRLPHNSSPYTSTIVLLVRKGNPKNIHDWNDLVREGVEVITPNPKTSGGARWNYLAAWGYALKQYGSEEKALEFVTQIYKNVPVLDSGARGATNTFVQRKIGDVFIAWENEAILSVEELGKGEFEIIVPSVSILAEPPVTVVDKNVDRKGTRKLAEAYLAHLYTDEAQHLAAKHFYRPTNPDIALQYKDKFPQLKLFTIDEVFGGWNKAQKTHFNDGGQFDSILTKISK; encoded by the coding sequence ATGAATATTTTATCTCACCTACAAAAAGCAACACTCACCTTAGTTTTGGCCTCGGCTAGTTTTCTCGCACTCGCTGAAGATACGCTATTGAATGTTTCCTATGATCCAACCCGTGAATTCTATCGGGAATATAACCAAATCTTCAGCCAATATTGGCAAAAACAGGGCCATAAAGCCCCAACCATACGTCAATCTCATGGTGGTTCAGGCTCGCAAGCTCGCTCAGTTATTGATGGATTAGAAGCGGATGTTGTCACTCTGGCACTGGCCTATGACGTTGATGCATTAAGGCAAAAAGCGGATTTAATTCCTGAAAATTGGCAAAGTCGCCTGCCACACAATAGCTCGCCCTATACCTCGACCATAGTGCTATTGGTTCGCAAGGGAAATCCCAAAAATATCCATGACTGGAATGACTTAGTTCGAGAAGGTGTAGAGGTCATTACCCCAAATCCTAAGACTTCAGGCGGGGCGCGCTGGAACTATCTCGCCGCTTGGGGTTATGCACTGAAGCAATACGGCTCAGAAGAAAAAGCGTTAGAGTTTGTCACTCAGATTTATAAAAACGTACCTGTGCTGGACTCTGGCGCCCGTGGCGCAACCAATACCTTTGTACAGCGTAAAATTGGCGATGTGTTCATCGCTTGGGAAAATGAAGCCATATTATCCGTTGAGGAGTTAGGAAAAGGTGAATTTGAAATCATTGTTCCCAGTGTCAGTATTCTTGCCGAGCCACCAGTGACAGTGGTAGATAAAAATGTCGATCGCAAAGGGACACGTAAGTTAGCAGAAGCTTACTTAGCACATCTCTATACTGATGAAGCACAACACTTAGCCGCAAAACACTTTTATCGCCCGACAAACCCAGACATTGCGTTGCAATACAAAGACAAGTTTCCACAACTGAAGCTCTTTACCATTGATGAGGTTTTTGGTGGCTGGAACAAAGCACAAAAAACGCATTTTAATGATGGTGGTCAATTCGATTCTATTTTAACCAAGATTAGCAAGTAA